In one window of Massilibacterium senegalense DNA:
- a CDS encoding Na/Pi cotransporter family protein gives MEVDVQRMIFEFIGGLGIFLFGIKFMGDGLQKAAGNRLREILDKYTSNPLMGVLAGIIVTALIQSSSATTVLTVGLVNAGFMTLRQAIGIIMGANIGTTVTAFIIGVDVAEYSLPIIAVGALLIFFFNNAKANAFGQVIFGFGALFYGLETMGEGMKPLREFQVFQDLMVDMSHSPVLGVMVGTIFTLIVQSSSATIGILQQLFDQQAISLQAALPVLFGDNIGTTITAVLASLGATIAARRAALTHVLFNIIGTVVFLLILGFYTDFIQFIQTALDLNRPMTIAFAHGTFNITNTIIQFPFIGFLALIVTKLIPGEETIIDSKPHHLDPVFIEKSPSIALGQAKQEVIRMAEFSKKGLEEAHSYLKTNQKKHLEVAKQIEEAINNLDRKITDYLVKVSAASLAQGESEFHFMLMNSVRDIERVGDHVENITELSTYKFANKVRLSEQAEHELDEMFYLALSMLEEVIESLQKSDREKAKLVLLKEEQIDTMERTLRKQHIQRLNEGACSGSAGIVFVDIISNLERIGDHASNIAQEIID, from the coding sequence GTGGAAGTAGACGTTCAAAGGATGATTTTTGAGTTTATTGGTGGTCTAGGGATTTTTTTGTTTGGTATTAAATTTATGGGGGATGGCTTACAGAAGGCAGCAGGTAATCGATTAAGAGAAATTCTTGATAAGTATACTTCCAATCCATTGATGGGCGTTTTAGCTGGAATTATCGTCACAGCACTAATTCAAAGTAGCTCCGCAACAACGGTGTTAACAGTTGGGCTTGTTAATGCAGGTTTTATGACATTGCGACAAGCAATTGGCATTATTATGGGGGCAAATATTGGAACGACCGTTACAGCGTTTATTATTGGGGTAGATGTAGCCGAATATTCGCTTCCAATTATCGCAGTAGGTGCCCTGCTTATTTTTTTCTTTAATAATGCAAAAGCAAATGCATTTGGACAAGTTATTTTTGGTTTTGGTGCTCTTTTTTATGGATTGGAAACAATGGGAGAAGGCATGAAACCACTTCGGGAATTTCAAGTATTTCAGGATTTAATGGTCGATATGAGTCATAGTCCAGTTCTAGGTGTTATGGTTGGTACTATTTTTACATTAATCGTTCAAAGTTCCAGTGCAACGATTGGTATTCTACAACAATTGTTTGATCAGCAAGCGATTTCTTTACAAGCAGCTTTACCTGTATTGTTCGGGGATAATATTGGAACAACTATTACGGCAGTATTGGCAAGTCTTGGGGCAACGATTGCTGCAAGAAGAGCAGCGTTAACGCACGTCTTATTTAATATTATTGGTACGGTTGTTTTTCTTCTTATTTTAGGGTTCTATACTGATTTTATCCAGTTTATTCAAACGGCACTCGATTTAAATCGACCAATGACAATCGCATTTGCACATGGAACATTTAATATAACGAATACAATCATTCAATTTCCTTTTATAGGTTTTCTGGCGTTAATTGTAACGAAACTCATTCCAGGTGAAGAGACAATTATTGATTCCAAACCACATCATTTAGATCCTGTATTTATTGAAAAATCTCCATCTATTGCACTTGGACAAGCAAAACAAGAAGTGATTCGGATGGCAGAGTTTTCAAAAAAAGGATTAGAAGAGGCTCATAGTTATTTAAAAACAAATCAGAAAAAACATCTAGAAGTAGCAAAACAAATAGAGGAAGCAATTAATAATTTAGATAGAAAGATTACAGATTATCTTGTGAAAGTTTCTGCAGCTTCTTTAGCTCAAGGAGAATCAGAATTTCATTTTATGTTAATGAATTCTGTTCGAGACATTGAGCGAGTTGGGGATCATGTAGAAAATATTACTGAACTTTCAACGTATAAATTTGCGAATAAAGTAAGATTATCGGAACAAGCAGAACATGAATTAGATGAAATGTTCTATTTAGCTCTTAGTATGTTAGAAGAAGTGATTGAATCGCTTCAAAAAAGCGATAGAGAGAAAGCAAAATTAGTTCTATTGAAAGAAGAACAAATTGATACAATGGAACGGACGCTTCGCAAACAACATATTCAACGATTAAACGAAGGAGCATGTTCTGGTTCTGCGGGAATTGTGTTTGTAGATATTATTAGTAATTTAGAACGAATCGGAGATCATGCAAGTAATATTGCGCAAGAAATTATAGACTAA
- a CDS encoding methyl-accepting chemotaxis protein — protein MDEQAQRKDSFFHTLRLRTQLLLVFLLLFISSLTVVGAIGYFQTKNTIDTIMENRLKREVVMMNDTIQNIKYAYVNNDDLFDQQVKKISRVQIVNLMQEGIRSDAYLLKDNQLESLSNKKTIDSSFAKKISKQSGESSGDVFYVTNNSIDYTITTKKIQELNGYYVLVTETKSYLTGLEQQKKYTMMVVFVSMFIGSIVMIFFVRKVTEPLLKLRQVMKAVRNGDLHRFVEVTPSSKEIKSLMISFNQMLLHMKQMIERMEQTTSCLNKTSNRLQNAYYETNDSNETLLEIIDNVDSTVQKSVQKSHEHLEKLALISNSSSQLVHHIEGMVVNHTQMNKSAISGEEEVKRMSCEIASFMEKFYQVEQTINHINHFSKEITSVVEWIQMISEQTHLLALNATIEATHAGEAGKGFIVVAKEVQKLATESKTATKKIAETVHHMLDVTSKITIEVEQMKEELMEYKQTTKQTEVVFNTLIQAIKQMNHEMVEVEKMVDQFQCVLPEVLKSMEQVKETSEQTLQQSVKMKWISKEQEKQFQQTNAIGKELFTISEGLMKQPTSS, from the coding sequence ATGGATGAACAAGCACAACGGAAAGATAGCTTTTTTCATACTTTACGCTTACGAACACAACTGTTGCTTGTTTTTTTACTATTATTTATTTCGAGCTTGACAGTAGTTGGGGCAATAGGATATTTCCAAACAAAAAATACGATTGATACAATTATGGAAAATCGTCTTAAACGAGAAGTTGTGATGATGAATGATACGATCCAAAATATTAAATATGCATATGTAAACAATGATGATTTATTTGATCAACAAGTGAAAAAAATTTCCCGTGTACAGATAGTGAATTTAATGCAGGAAGGAATTCGTTCGGATGCTTATTTATTAAAAGATAATCAATTAGAATCGTTAAGTAACAAAAAGACAATCGATTCATCATTTGCTAAAAAAATTTCTAAGCAATCAGGTGAATCATCTGGGGATGTCTTTTATGTTACTAATAATTCGATAGATTATACGATTACAACGAAAAAAATACAAGAGTTAAATGGATATTATGTATTGGTGACAGAAACGAAAAGTTATCTAACAGGACTCGAACAACAAAAGAAATATACTATGATGGTTGTTTTTGTTAGCATGTTCATTGGATCTATTGTTATGATTTTTTTTGTAAGAAAAGTAACGGAACCTTTATTGAAATTACGACAAGTGATGAAAGCAGTTAGAAACGGTGATTTACATAGGTTTGTAGAGGTTACCCCATCTTCTAAAGAGATTAAATCATTAATGATTAGTTTTAACCAAATGCTTTTACATATGAAACAAATGATTGAACGAATGGAGCAAACAACGTCTTGTTTAAATAAAACGAGTAATCGTTTGCAAAACGCGTATTATGAAACGAATGATTCGAATGAAACATTGCTAGAAATAATTGATAATGTAGATAGCACTGTACAAAAAAGTGTACAGAAATCACATGAGCATCTTGAAAAATTAGCATTAATTTCAAACTCCTCTTCTCAATTAGTGCATCATATCGAAGGAATGGTCGTCAATCATACGCAAATGAACAAATCGGCTATTAGCGGGGAAGAAGAAGTAAAACGAATGTCTTGTGAAATTGCATCATTTATGGAGAAATTTTATCAAGTAGAGCAAACAATCAACCACATTAATCATTTTTCAAAAGAAATCACTTCCGTTGTGGAGTGGATTCAGATGATTTCTGAACAAACCCACTTATTAGCATTAAATGCTACTATAGAGGCAACGCATGCTGGAGAAGCAGGAAAAGGTTTTATTGTTGTCGCAAAAGAGGTTCAAAAACTAGCAACAGAATCGAAAACGGCCACAAAAAAAATAGCAGAAACGGTTCATCATATGCTAGATGTTACATCGAAAATAACAATAGAAGTAGAACAAATGAAAGAAGAGTTAATGGAGTATAAACAAACGACAAAGCAAACAGAAGTCGTTTTCAATACGTTAATTCAGGCGATTAAACAAATGAATCATGAAATGGTAGAAGTTGAAAAAATGGTGGATCAATTCCAATGTGTTTTACCAGAGGTTTTAAAATCAATGGAACAAGTGAAAGAAACATCAGAACAAACGTTACAACAATCGGTGAAAATGAAGTGGATTTCGAAAGAGCAAGAAAAACAATTTCAACAAACAAATGCTATCGGAAAAGAATTATTCACCATTAGTGAAGGATTAATGAAACAACCGACATCGTCATGA
- a CDS encoding MFS transporter, protein MRKEFYRNRKEHKQDFYLLIIIGILFSFAMAISSSFVNVYLWKQTKEWMVMAKYQAIIYAMQMATFFIGGCLSSYLDRKWLLRFGITLLVIFYITVLFLGTEANQYMVLLGVLLGGGLGLFWLSYNVLTFEITEPNTRKVFNGWFGAWTSLSGMFGPLLSGYVIKRFHSQGYMYAFMLSLCLFFLAIVGSHFFIRKGYKKKFEISKIWLKKHAGQTWRKLSVGFFLQGLREGTYSFVIIIYIFVLTNKEWEVGMYSFVQSFLSFITYYMVGKRLKKQWYKKSIFIGGMILFLSAFFIVFQVQPPLLYIYALFISIGYPLVLVPFISLTYDIIGKEKDGATHRVEYLVSRDFLLNGGRLCSVFIFICFLAWNESFFYYPLIIVGASYWLIYVAIRHLPLDIKVK, encoded by the coding sequence ATGCGAAAAGAATTTTATCGTAACCGTAAAGAACATAAACAAGATTTTTACTTGCTTATAATCATTGGTATTCTTTTCTCTTTTGCAATGGCCATTTCCTCTTCTTTTGTAAATGTTTATTTATGGAAACAAACAAAAGAGTGGATGGTCATGGCAAAATATCAGGCAATTATTTATGCCATGCAAATGGCGACATTTTTTATTGGTGGGTGTTTATCTAGTTATTTAGATCGGAAATGGCTTTTACGTTTTGGCATTACGTTGTTAGTTATTTTTTACATAACGGTTTTATTTTTAGGAACAGAAGCGAATCAATATATGGTACTTTTAGGAGTACTATTAGGTGGAGGGCTCGGTTTATTTTGGTTATCGTATAATGTGTTAACATTTGAAATAACAGAACCAAATACAAGAAAAGTGTTTAATGGTTGGTTTGGGGCATGGACGTCATTATCTGGGATGTTTGGACCTTTGCTTTCTGGTTACGTTATCAAAAGGTTTCATTCACAAGGGTATATGTATGCCTTTATGCTCTCTCTTTGTTTATTTTTTCTTGCGATAGTTGGAAGTCATTTTTTTATTCGAAAGGGATATAAAAAGAAATTTGAAATTTCAAAAATTTGGTTAAAAAAACATGCAGGACAAACGTGGAGAAAGTTGTCAGTTGGCTTTTTTTTGCAGGGATTACGAGAAGGGACATACTCTTTTGTCATCATTATTTATATTTTTGTTTTAACGAATAAAGAATGGGAAGTTGGCATGTATTCATTTGTGCAATCTTTTTTATCTTTTATCACGTATTATATGGTTGGAAAAAGGTTAAAAAAACAATGGTATAAAAAATCAATTTTTATCGGTGGGATGATTTTATTTCTTTCTGCTTTTTTTATTGTTTTTCAAGTTCAACCCCCATTATTATATATATACGCTTTATTTATTTCGATTGGATACCCACTCGTACTCGTGCCATTTATCTCTTTAACTTATGATATAATAGGCAAAGAAAAAGATGGTGCGACTCACCGTGTAGAATATTTAGTTAGTCGCGATTTTTTGCTAAATGGCGGGCGATTATGTTCTGTGTTTATTTTTATTTGTTTTTTAGCATGGAATGAATCTTTTTTTTATTATCCATTAATAATCGTTGGTGCTAGCTATTGGTTGATTTATGTAGCGATTCGTCATTTACCATTAGATATAAAAGTAAAGTAG
- a CDS encoding DUF1002 domain-containing protein, whose protein sequence is MNKKWVMISIFFLVATLFMVPRSVFADAAVGDTIITLGENLTEEQKQSILNEMNADENATIITVSNAEEHKYLGNYISKSQIGSRAISSSKITLKEKGSGIQVKTNNINWVTEEMYANALITAGVKDADVYVTAPFSVSGTAGLTGLIKAYEETTNQTIPEEQKQVANEEMVRTAELSDRIGADQASELMTRIKEEIAENPPATKEDLRSLIQRIAQDLGITLTEEELNQLVELFNKMKDLNIDWDQVKTQLTDLKDNLNEVLNKEETQNFLEKIIDWFIQLIDKIKAFFSK, encoded by the coding sequence ATGAATAAGAAGTGGGTAATGATTTCCATATTCTTTTTAGTTGCTACTTTATTTATGGTTCCACGTAGTGTATTTGCAGATGCTGCGGTTGGAGATACGATTATTACATTAGGAGAAAACTTAACAGAAGAACAAAAACAATCGATTTTAAATGAAATGAATGCAGATGAGAATGCAACTATTATTACGGTATCAAATGCAGAAGAACATAAATATTTAGGAAATTATATTAGTAAATCTCAAATTGGTTCAAGAGCTATTTCATCTTCTAAAATAACATTGAAAGAAAAAGGTTCAGGTATTCAAGTAAAAACAAATAATATTAACTGGGTCACAGAAGAAATGTATGCAAATGCACTAATTACGGCTGGTGTAAAAGATGCGGATGTATACGTGACTGCTCCATTTAGTGTTTCTGGGACAGCTGGATTAACTGGATTGATTAAAGCATATGAAGAAACAACAAATCAAACGATTCCAGAAGAACAAAAGCAAGTAGCGAATGAAGAAATGGTTCGTACAGCAGAACTGAGCGACCGAATCGGAGCGGATCAAGCATCCGAATTAATGACGCGTATTAAAGAAGAAATTGCTGAAAATCCACCAGCAACAAAAGAAGATTTACGAAGTTTAATTCAGCGAATAGCCCAAGATTTGGGGATTACATTGACTGAAGAAGAATTAAATCAATTAGTAGAATTGTTTAATAAAATGAAAGATTTGAATATTGATTGGGATCAAGTAAAAACACAATTAACAGATTTAAAAGATAATTTAAACGAAGTGTTAAATAAAGAAGAGACACAAAATTTCTTAGAGAAAATCATCGATTGGTTTATCCAATTAATTGATAAAATTAAAGCATTCTTTAGTAAGTAA
- a CDS encoding superoxide dismutase, which produces MAKHELPKLPYAYDALEPHIDARTMEIHHTKHHNTYVTKLNEAIAGNSELEAKSLEELLTNLDAVPEAARTAVRNNGGGHFNHTLFWEIMAPNAGGAPTGELAEAITKAFGSFDAFKEQFSAAAAGRFGSGWAWLVVNNGALEVTSTPNQDTPISEGKTPILGLDVWEHAYYLKFQNKRPDYIAAFWNVVNWDEVAKRYAQAK; this is translated from the coding sequence ATGGCTAAACATGAACTACCAAAATTACCTTATGCTTATGATGCATTAGAACCTCATATCGATGCGCGTACTATGGAAATTCATCATACGAAACACCATAATACGTATGTAACAAAATTAAACGAGGCAATCGCTGGTAACAGTGAATTAGAAGCGAAATCTTTAGAAGAATTATTAACAAATTTAGATGCAGTTCCAGAAGCTGCTCGGACAGCAGTTCGTAATAACGGTGGTGGTCATTTTAACCATACATTATTCTGGGAAATCATGGCACCAAACGCTGGTGGTGCACCAACTGGTGAATTAGCAGAAGCAATTACAAAAGCTTTTGGAAGCTTCGATGCATTTAAAGAACAATTTTCTGCAGCAGCAGCAGGCCGTTTCGGATCTGGTTGGGCTTGGTTAGTTGTTAATAATGGTGCATTAGAAGTAACAAGCACACCAAACCAAGATACTCCTATTTCAGAAGGTAAAACACCTATTTTAGGTCTAGATGTTTGGGAACATGCTTACTACTTAAAATTCCAAAACAAACGTCCAGATTATATCGCTGCATTCTGGAATGTTGTAAACTGGGATGAAGTTGCAAAACGTTACGCGCAAGCAAAATAA
- a CDS encoding peptidoglycan D,D-transpeptidase FtsI family protein codes for MEKKKKKKNILFIRLNVLFFLVFLFFSVLILRIGYMQIVKGEEYRREVEASENIVVKKSVPRGVMVDRYGRPVVENEPLYELVYTKTQSLTQTERLDMSKEISTLIDVDTEKVKERDLKDYYILTRFKDLDEAYEKKLTNEQRKKLNDKEKYNKLIDVITEDELASLNEEDHQLAMIFSRIQQGYAQGSQVIKRGLTNEEVARISEKLGFFSGIEVQMDSNRKYPYGETFRSFLGTIKEIPKEQRDYYETRGYSLNDKVGQSYIEQYYEDVLSGKKSEEIYSKVNKEGKSVGTKPGQSGSNLMLTIDMDLQQRVEQSLSSVLAQYGVREGYVVMMNPKTGEVLALAGKKARNGKYEDAAIGTIYNSFEMGSTVKGATILTGYQTGAIQPGTVLYDAPIKIAGTPEKKSYKNFGSISDVKALEVSSNVYMFKVTMALAGVEYRYGAPLPIKEEAYDLMRKHFNEFGLGVPTGIDLPNEATGYRSDFNPKEPGKLIDLSIGQLDTYTPMQMAQYVSTIANGGYRVKPQLVKQITQPAINPNDGEQIVFQHNPVALNKINVTEEELKRVQRGFYLVYHGSQGTARSFSNKPYDAAGKTGTAQTFVNGSWTYNSTLIGYAPFEDPEVAFSLVLPYRDSKNANQVLGMAILDAYFELKEASNGVQGIPEKSDKEPIIDEKDE; via the coding sequence ATGGAAAAAAAGAAAAAGAAAAAAAATATATTATTTATTCGGTTGAATGTGTTATTTTTTCTTGTCTTTTTGTTTTTTTCCGTTTTAATTTTGCGCATTGGATATATGCAAATTGTAAAAGGGGAAGAATACCGAAGAGAAGTAGAAGCATCGGAAAATATAGTTGTAAAAAAATCTGTACCACGTGGAGTGATGGTTGACCGGTATGGTAGGCCTGTTGTGGAAAATGAGCCATTATATGAATTAGTGTATACGAAAACACAATCATTAACGCAAACAGAACGATTAGATATGTCAAAAGAAATTTCTACATTAATTGATGTAGATACGGAAAAAGTAAAAGAACGCGATTTGAAAGATTATTATATCTTAACTCGTTTTAAAGATTTAGACGAAGCGTACGAAAAAAAATTAACGAATGAACAACGAAAAAAATTAAACGATAAAGAAAAGTATAATAAGCTAATTGATGTCATTACAGAAGACGAGTTGGCATCGTTAAATGAAGAAGACCATCAGTTAGCGATGATTTTTTCCAGAATCCAACAAGGATATGCTCAAGGATCACAAGTCATTAAACGTGGCTTAACAAACGAGGAGGTAGCCCGGATTTCAGAAAAATTAGGTTTCTTTTCGGGAATAGAAGTTCAAATGGATTCGAACCGAAAATATCCGTACGGTGAAACGTTCCGTTCGTTTTTAGGTACGATTAAAGAAATTCCAAAAGAACAACGTGATTATTACGAAACACGTGGATACAGTTTAAATGATAAAGTAGGACAAAGTTATATTGAGCAATATTATGAAGATGTACTAAGTGGGAAAAAAAGTGAAGAAATATATAGTAAAGTGAATAAAGAAGGAAAAAGTGTCGGCACAAAACCAGGCCAATCAGGTAGTAATTTAATGTTAACAATTGATATGGACCTACAACAACGTGTGGAGCAAAGTTTATCTTCTGTTCTAGCGCAATATGGTGTTCGGGAAGGGTATGTCGTGATGATGAACCCGAAAACCGGAGAAGTGTTAGCGTTAGCTGGAAAAAAAGCGAGAAATGGCAAGTATGAAGATGCTGCAATCGGTACCATTTATAATTCGTTTGAAATGGGTTCTACTGTCAAAGGAGCAACTATTTTAACTGGTTACCAAACTGGCGCTATTCAACCAGGAACTGTTTTATATGATGCTCCAATAAAAATTGCTGGTACACCTGAAAAAAAATCATATAAAAATTTTGGGTCTATTAGTGATGTAAAAGCATTAGAAGTGTCTTCGAACGTCTATATGTTTAAAGTGACGATGGCTCTAGCTGGAGTGGAATATCGTTACGGTGCTCCACTACCGATTAAAGAAGAAGCATATGATTTAATGAGAAAACATTTTAATGAATTTGGATTAGGTGTACCTACTGGTATTGATTTACCTAATGAAGCAACAGGGTACCGTTCAGATTTTAACCCAAAAGAACCAGGAAAATTAATTGACTTATCTATCGGTCAATTAGATACTTATACACCAATGCAAATGGCGCAATATGTATCTACAATTGCAAACGGTGGGTATCGGGTAAAACCACAGCTTGTAAAACAAATTACCCAACCAGCTATTAACCCGAATGACGGGGAACAAATTGTTTTTCAACATAATCCAGTCGCATTAAATAAGATTAATGTGACCGAAGAAGAATTAAAACGAGTTCAGAGAGGGTTTTATCTTGTTTATCATGGCTCACAAGGTACAGCTCGTTCTTTTTCCAATAAACCCTATGATGCAGCAGGAAAAACAGGAACCGCCCAAACATTTGTAAACGGATCATGGACATATAACTCTACTTTAATAGGCTATGCTCCATTTGAAGATCCAGAAGTTGCTTTTTCTCTCGTGTTACCGTATCGAGACAGTAAAAATGCCAATCAGGTATTGGGGATGGCTATTCTAGATGCTTATTTTGAATTAAAAGAAGCAAGCAATGGCGTACAAGGAATTCCGGAAAAATCAGATAAAGAACCTATTATTGATGAGAAAGATGAATAA
- a CDS encoding DUF1189 domain-containing protein — translation MNIFIQLIKSLYSPKIISRFRFHSMGRAIGYTFLIVFLFSIPQYIMIYVATNVFSNEVTRTLNTIGDLKIVDGELHTSSKDSFVDEKNGSTIAFFPVETDMPKDIAPPKYGVIILKNQFIIYEQGKARNFSYDMLPPTITSQDVKSFFNNSMGFVYLLVTLLIVFIYLLTTFNQFILIAVFALLGYLFSKIAHRKINGKQIWILTTFALTLPTLFTSIFPYFGIDSVTLFIIYLVSAIVMVSMSILSLPKPTKQPTS, via the coding sequence ATGAATATTTTTATTCAACTTATAAAAAGTTTGTATTCCCCCAAAATAATTAGTCGTTTTCGTTTTCATTCTATGGGGCGAGCTATTGGTTATACATTTCTCATTGTTTTTCTTTTTTCGATTCCACAATACATCATGATTTATGTAGCAACAAATGTATTTTCAAATGAAGTTACACGAACTCTGAATACAATTGGTGATTTAAAAATTGTAGATGGTGAACTTCATACTTCTTCCAAAGATTCATTTGTAGATGAAAAAAACGGAAGCACTATTGCTTTTTTTCCAGTAGAAACTGATATGCCAAAGGATATTGCTCCTCCAAAATATGGGGTCATTATTTTAAAAAATCAATTTATTATTTATGAACAAGGAAAAGCTAGAAACTTTTCTTATGATATGCTACCGCCAACAATTACGTCTCAAGATGTTAAAAGTTTTTTTAATAACTCAATGGGCTTCGTTTATTTATTAGTAACATTATTAATTGTATTTATTTATCTTTTAACAACATTTAACCAATTTATCCTCATTGCTGTATTTGCACTTTTAGGTTATTTATTTTCCAAAATCGCACATCGAAAAATAAATGGAAAGCAGATATGGATTTTAACTACTTTTGCCTTAACATTACCAACACTGTTTACTTCTATTTTTCCTTACTTTGGAATTGATTCTGTCACTTTATTTATTATTTACCTTGTTAGCGCAATCGTGATGGTAAGCATGTCCATTCTATCTCTTCCCAAACCAACAAAACAACCGACATCATGA
- the ispG gene encoding flavodoxin-dependent (E)-4-hydroxy-3-methylbut-2-enyl-diphosphate synthase — translation MKEITHRTKTRPVKVGNLTIGGNNQVIIQSMTTTKTHDVEATVKEIHRLEEAGCQIVRVACPDMRAAEAIADIKKQISIPLVVDIHFDYKLALKAIEGGADKIRINPGNIGKREKVEAVVKAAKERGIPIRIGVNAGSLEKRILEKYGYPTADGMVESALHHIKILEDLDFHDIIVSMKASDVNLAIEAYEKAAQTFDYPLHLGITESGTLFSGTIKSAAGLGAILSKGIGNTMRVSLSADPVEEVKVARELLKSFGLLSNAATLVSCPTCGRIEIDLISIANEVEKYISKIKAPIKVSVLGCAVNGPGEAKEADIGIAGARGEGLLFRHGQIIRKVPEEQMVEELKKEIDQLAKEYEAKNL, via the coding sequence ATGAAGGAGATTACCCATCGAACAAAAACGCGTCCCGTCAAAGTTGGAAATTTAACCATAGGCGGAAATAATCAAGTTATCATTCAAAGTATGACAACAACAAAGACGCATGATGTTGAAGCTACTGTAAAAGAAATTCATCGTTTAGAAGAAGCGGGCTGTCAAATTGTCCGAGTGGCGTGCCCAGATATGCGAGCAGCAGAAGCAATTGCAGATATTAAAAAGCAAATTTCGATTCCACTAGTAGTGGATATTCATTTTGATTACAAATTAGCGTTAAAAGCAATTGAAGGCGGGGCAGATAAAATTCGTATTAACCCTGGAAATATTGGGAAACGCGAAAAAGTAGAAGCTGTCGTAAAAGCTGCAAAAGAACGTGGGATTCCAATTCGTATTGGAGTAAATGCTGGTTCTTTAGAAAAACGAATTCTTGAAAAGTATGGCTACCCGACTGCTGACGGAATGGTTGAAAGTGCTCTTCATCATATTAAAATTTTAGAAGATCTTGATTTCCATGACATTATCGTGTCCATGAAAGCAAGCGATGTGAATTTAGCAATTGAGGCGTATGAAAAAGCTGCACAAACGTTTGATTATCCGTTACATTTAGGGATTACCGAAAGCGGAACTCTTTTTTCAGGGACAATAAAGAGTGCTGCTGGATTAGGCGCTATTTTAAGTAAAGGCATTGGAAATACGATGCGTGTATCGTTAAGTGCAGATCCAGTAGAAGAAGTAAAAGTAGCTCGTGAATTGTTAAAATCATTTGGATTACTTTCCAATGCTGCTACACTTGTTTCTTGTCCAACGTGTGGCCGAATTGAAATTGATTTAATTTCTATTGCCAATGAAGTCGAAAAATATATTTCAAAAATAAAAGCTCCAATCAAAGTATCTGTTTTAGGTTGTGCCGTTAACGGCCCGGGAGAAGCAAAAGAAGCAGATATCGGAATAGCTGGGGCACGTGGAGAAGGGTTATTATTTCGCCACGGTCAAATCATTCGTAAAGTACCAGAAGAACAAATGGTAGAGGAATTAAAAAAGGAAATTGATCAATTAGCAAAAGAATACGAAGCAAAAAACTTATAA
- a CDS encoding 5' nucleotidase, NT5C type, which translates to MKRKKFGLDIDGTVTSPHTFIPYINKAFNKTLTLEDITEYSLSVALGISEKKFWEWMDQNEPTIYENAPLFSKNTKKILNNWEKQHELFYISARREHLLPTTYSWFEKHMIPYNKIECVGERNKVEVVKEYDLDIFFEDKHENACNIAEECGIPVILFDTPYNRLPTPKNVFRVSAWDEAEQTVEQFFQPAKNLLR; encoded by the coding sequence ATGAAACGAAAAAAATTTGGATTAGACATTGATGGAACTGTAACAAGCCCTCATACGTTTATTCCATATATTAACAAGGCATTTAATAAAACGTTAACCCTTGAAGATATAACGGAATATAGTCTATCTGTTGCTCTTGGGATTAGTGAAAAAAAATTTTGGGAATGGATGGATCAAAATGAACCGACAATTTATGAAAATGCTCCTCTATTTTCAAAAAACACCAAAAAAATTTTAAACAATTGGGAAAAACAACATGAGTTATTTTATATAAGTGCACGGAGGGAACATTTATTACCAACTACTTATTCATGGTTTGAAAAACATATGATTCCCTACAATAAAATTGAATGTGTTGGAGAACGAAATAAAGTAGAAGTTGTGAAGGAATATGATTTAGACATTTTTTTTGAAGACAAACATGAAAATGCATGTAATATTGCAGAAGAATGCGGTATTCCTGTCATTTTATTTGATACCCCATACAACCGACTCCCTACTCCTAAAAACGTATTCCGTGTTTCCGCATGGGACGAAGCAGAGCAAACAGTCGAACAATTCTTTCAACCAGCAAAAAACCTCTTACGATAA